In a single window of the Micromonospora sp. WMMD1155 genome:
- a CDS encoding ROK family glucokinase, whose translation MTLTIGVDVGGTKVAGGVVDETGTVLVQTRRDTPADDVGKTRDVIIDLVAELAAGRTIEAVGIGAAGWIDASRSTVLFAPNLAWRDEPLREYVGKATGLPVIVENDGNVAAWAEFRYGAARAADDSMIMFTIGTGVGGGVVLGGELMRGAHGIAAELGHMLAVPDGHQCGCGRLGCIEQYASGSALVRFARAGARQEPNRATALLELAGGEAEAITGPMVTAAAQDGDPISAEAFAQIGRWLGTSLADMAQILDPQTLVVGGGVIDAGDLLLGPTRRSYVDALAQRGRLPVAEVLPAELGNSAGVIGAADLARRI comes from the coding sequence GTGACGCTGACCATCGGAGTCGACGTCGGTGGCACGAAGGTGGCCGGCGGTGTCGTGGACGAGACCGGCACGGTCCTCGTACAGACCCGACGGGACACTCCCGCCGATGACGTCGGCAAGACCCGCGACGTCATCATCGACCTGGTCGCGGAGCTGGCCGCGGGCCGGACGATCGAGGCCGTCGGGATCGGTGCGGCCGGCTGGATCGACGCCAGTCGGTCGACGGTGCTCTTCGCCCCCAACCTGGCCTGGCGCGACGAACCGCTGCGCGAGTACGTCGGCAAGGCCACCGGGCTTCCGGTGATTGTGGAGAACGACGGGAACGTGGCCGCCTGGGCCGAGTTCCGGTACGGCGCGGCCCGCGCCGCCGACGACTCCATGATCATGTTCACCATCGGCACCGGCGTGGGCGGCGGCGTCGTCCTCGGCGGCGAGCTGATGCGCGGGGCGCACGGCATCGCCGCCGAACTGGGCCACATGCTGGCGGTTCCGGACGGGCACCAGTGCGGCTGCGGCCGGCTGGGCTGCATCGAGCAGTACGCCAGCGGCAGCGCCCTCGTACGCTTCGCCCGCGCCGGCGCCCGCCAGGAGCCCAACCGGGCCACCGCACTGCTGGAGTTGGCCGGCGGTGAGGCCGAGGCGATCACCGGTCCGATGGTGACCGCCGCCGCCCAGGACGGCGACCCGATCTCCGCCGAGGCGTTCGCGCAGATCGGTCGGTGGCTGGGCACCAGCCTCGCCGACATGGCGCAGATCCTCGACCCGCAGACCCTGGTCGTCGGCGGCGGTGTGATCGATGCCGGTGACCTGCTGCTCGGCCCGACGCGCCGCTCGTACGTCGACGCGCTCGCCCAGCGTGGTCGCCTGCCGGTGGCCGAGGTACTCCCGGCGGAGTTGGGCAACAGCGCCGGGGTGATCGGCGCGGCCGACCTGGCCCGCCGGATCTGA
- a CDS encoding endonuclease/exonuclease/phosphatase family protein: protein MRRLGMGVPLRVVSYNIHSQRDDTAALAAVVRAAKPDVVIVQEGPRRFRWRQKSATLAESFGLVVAAGGLPALGNLLLTSLRVQVQATRCQRFPLTPGRHLRGAAYADCRVAGARFTLAGSHLSTDPAERPAQAAEFKRGLDAATSPVLAGADLNEGPDGPAWATVSSGLTDAAVAADRADRLTYSCREPRRRIDALFVDPRISVVDYDVVDTPQTRRASDHFPVLVDLLLPAVD, encoded by the coding sequence CTGAGGCGGCTCGGGATGGGCGTGCCGCTGCGGGTGGTGTCGTACAACATCCACAGCCAGCGCGACGACACCGCCGCGCTGGCGGCGGTGGTCCGGGCCGCGAAGCCGGACGTGGTGATCGTGCAGGAGGGGCCACGCCGGTTCCGGTGGCGGCAGAAGTCCGCCACGTTGGCCGAGTCGTTCGGCCTGGTGGTCGCCGCCGGTGGGCTGCCGGCGCTGGGCAACCTGCTGTTGACCAGCCTGCGGGTCCAGGTGCAGGCCACCCGGTGCCAACGCTTCCCGCTCACCCCCGGCCGGCACCTGCGCGGCGCCGCGTACGCCGACTGCCGGGTGGCCGGCGCCCGGTTCACCCTCGCCGGCTCGCACCTGTCCACCGACCCGGCCGAACGGCCGGCGCAGGCCGCCGAGTTCAAGCGGGGCCTCGACGCGGCGACCAGCCCGGTCCTGGCCGGGGCGGACCTCAACGAGGGCCCGGACGGCCCGGCCTGGGCGACCGTGTCGAGCGGGTTGACCGACGCCGCGGTGGCGGCCGACCGGGCGGACCGGCTCACCTACTCCTGCCGCGAACCGCGCCGACGCATCGACGCGCTCTTCGTCGACCCGCGGATCAGCGTGGTCGACTACGACGTGGTGGACACTCCGCAGACCCGCCGCGCCAGCGACCACTTCCCGGTGCTGGTCGACCTGCTGCTGCCCGCCGTCGACTGA